CTGACAGTCCGTAAACCGAGGAGAATGACATAAGCACAATTTGGCTCCGTCTTTTATGAGGTCCGCCCCCAGAACAAGGAAGCTTCAATGTCACGTGCAACCAGGCCACGGCCCCCCCACCCGGAGAATCTCCGGCCACCTCAGCCACTAAACGGGCATAGCCCCCCGGCAAAAAGGGCACAACCCTCTCTGAAATCCAACTCGCAAAATTTCGGTGTTCGAGCCTGACCAAAGCAATTACAGACGCCCTGCCTCACGATCGCGCTGCGAATTTCCTCACAgtcccccctccatcccgcAGCAACCATGTCGTCCACCCAGAGCGTGCAGTGCTTCGGCAAGAAGAGAaccgccaccgccgttgCCCAGTGCAAGGTACGAAAAATCCGATGCCcctcgaggaagagagaCAAACCGAAAGAGAAGGATGGAAGAGGGAAATGAAGAGAATAACATCTCGACATGAGAATTTGGAAGGCTGACTTGTTTCGCGCTATAGGCTGGCAAGGGCCTCGTCAAGGTCAACGGCAAGCCTCTCTCGCTTGTCCAGCCCGAGATCCTCCGCTTCAAGGTACGATTACATTCCACGCGAGTCTTGAGGAAAGGCCGGTCGGCAAGAGGAGGAACTGGGAGGACTGGGATATGGGGAAGTGAAGAGCAAGCGCTGCGACGTTTGACTCTACCTACGGAGGAGAAGAACAGGCGCAGCGATTTTGCTCTCCACCACCTACACCCACGAAATCGAATCGATCAGAAGGGGGGAAACTACAAGCGACCAAgggtcctcgacgagacgagaGAACCATCCAAGCAGAATCCGACGAAGACTAACTCTGCGAAACACAGGTCTACGAGcccctccttgtcctcggccttgacaagttcgccaacatcgacATCCGCGTCCGCGTCACCGGTGGTGGTCACACTTCCCAGATCTACGCCATCCGTCAGGCTATCGCCAAGTCGGTTGTCGCCTACTACCAGAagttcgtcgacgagcacTCGAAGAACATGCTCAAGCAGGCCCTCGTCCAGTTCGACCGCACccttctcgtcgccgacaaCCGCCGGTGCGAGCCCAAGAAGTTCGGTGGTAAGGGTGCCCGCTCCAGATTCCAGAAGTCCTACCGTTAAGCGGTACGCGTCGGAtggtttctttttcttgcccGAGCGGTGGTGGGGAAGAAGGGATGTGCAGCACAACACCTTTGGGGGAAGCGCTGCGGGTTTCCGGGTCCGGCATTTGGTGTTTCCCGCGAAAAATATTTGGCAGTTACTGTTTTACGGGGGAGTCAAACGTGGATCAAAAGATCTGGTTCGTCCTTCTCGCGTCTCTAGGGAAATGGACCGGGAGTTCGGCCAGAGCTCGACACATGGGGTTCAGGTCGTGCGTGGGGTTCTAGCATCGCGCTGTCGttccctccgccgccgcgcccccGTCGATGCAATTGCATGGCATGCCTCGCGGTATCGCTGCTTGGCTTGGTTTGTAAAAGGGTCAGGCAGGCAAATGAAACATTGAAACTTCATGACACGGCGTTCTGGGCTCGAGTTATGCGTGTGCCGtgtttcttttctcttccctttctctttctctcttgtCGTTGTGGCTGGGGAACTCGCATCCATGAGACATTGGGGATGGGGGAAGGGTAGGTGTAAGACAGGAAGACGGCTCTCCAACAATGACATTTCAACAACTTTGTGTGTCCCATGTCCCCGATACCGGTTGAAGCTTCAAGTCTTGTCACAATCCTCAGATGGACCGCGTGGTTGACGACTTCCAGTCACCACCCAATCAGTTCAGGCCAGCCTATCTGTCGCATCCGATTTTTTTAGGTTGTCCCAAAGTAGCTCGTTGGCACTCTTGACAGGATTGATTGAAAACTTCACTCTAAACGCAACGTTAGTCGGCCGTCTGCTCAACTAGCACCGAGGAACCTACCACCCGAATAAATTGACACTCACCAACACTCAATTGTCAGACGCCACGTGCGGGTAGCCATATAAACTGGCATACCCATTCAACACCGCATGGATAGAGAAGGGCCTTTTGACCTCGGCTCCGTTGATGATGTCCTCCAAAGGCACGGATGCGTCGGCGGTGCAGTCCGAACCTTAACACAAGAAGGAGAGAGTCCATGTCACAAAACTACCAGTGGATTTCTTGTCTCATCCGACTTTTCCAGGTCTCGGTGTAGAAGCCTAGATCAGCCTAAATCCACCTGCCAACAACGCATCCATTGGGACTGAGGTGGACTGCTTCAAGCCAAGACCATGTACAGTCGCTTTTATTTtctgcaaaaaaaaaaaagtaacATCCAACTCCCTTTCAAGCACGATACTGTCACCAAGAGCAAAAGGTAATGATCAGTGTGAGGCTTGAACTCACGGCCTTGGCATCACTCAACATATCTGATGATATATTAGTACCACGCTCTAACCAACTGAGCTAACCGACCAAGCTGCGGACTTGCTTGCTTGTTGTGAGGCCGCTGCCCTAAGCCCTACGAGATGGAAGCGCAGCAACATCGTGGGCGAGGATGGGGTCTGGCGGAGACTGGTGGGCTCTGAGTAACTTCATCGTGGGTCGGGTCTGTGGGACAGGAGTCAATGGGCTTGGATCCGCTGATGTACTTCCCTAAGGGTTGCTACACACGCGTTGAAGCGCATGGCTCTCTTGCGCTAACTCACGCCATGATACCGTGGGCTGGAGGAGAGTCGCCAAGGTTGGCCGAAGTCCCGTTGTTCCAACATTGCATGGCTCGGCTGATCCTCGTTTAGGCTTCAAGAGGATGACTTGGTTGGTGCAGTTCTCTTTGTCTGCGTATGCTCCCCTTCGTGACGCTGGTAACCTTGCTTCTGAGTgactcggccgaggcgaaAAGACTCGAGACTTTACACATGTCGCATGCCTCTGTCTTCCATGTCTTGCAACCGAGCAAGGATGAAACAAACGCAACTTTCCTCTTTCTTACCCCCCGACCTGTTTGAGTCTTTTCACTTCTGCGAGCAGGGCTACTTCTCGAGGTCTCACCCACCCTTATCGAAAGCCAGATCGCAGAAGAGTCAAGTGAACGAGATTGAAGCTGTGCATGCGCGAGACCCCAACGGCCTTGCCGTCCAAGTCACACCCTATGTTTTCCAACGTGGGTCAGCAACAGCTCCCGCCACCAATCACCATTGCATCCCGGCAGAGAAAACATGGTCTGGGGACCCGCACTTCTAGGGTTTGAAACGACGCACAGCTACCAAAGCGGTTCATAATAGCTCATTCGGACTGCCTTCCCAACAACATCCCAAGTAGCTCGAATCGAGCTCATCCCCGATGGCACAATTGGCTAGCGCGTCAGACTGTTAATCTGGAGGTTGGTGGTTCGAGCCCACCTCGGGGAGAAACAGTGGTTAAAATCCACCTGGGATTCGATTTTTGGCTTTGGGCGTGCGGTTCTTGGTGAGCTTTGTATGGTGCTGTCAGCCAAACCACATTTTGAGACATCTCTACGCAAAGACCGTTAAAGTTGGTACAATCCATTTTAACCTTTCACAGGTTAGTCGTTTGTCATCTCTTAAAATGGACTCTTTTCGTTGAGGTGTGTATCCAAACTTTCCTGACCTCATCTATTTGTCCCTTTCAACCAGCTTTGTCAAgaggggtttttttttttttttgaggGTTTTCTTTTGGAAGAGAAGCAAATGATGTATGTAGAACATACATAGAGACATGCTTGGCTTCGCTCGTGCTGACGAACTGCCTGCATAAGGCACATACGGCTCGCATGGCTACGATGTTCTTGACCAGGTATTTTGCGTCTCTGCAGGGCCCGGCTGCAGGAAGActgtcgccggcgtcaccCTTGTTGAAAGCGCGGGTCCTTCTCAGGCGCCCGGTCGACGGCCGGAAGCCCCGGCGCACGAATCCACTTTTACCTGGCGTGGATCCGGGAACCGGAAGATGTGTGTGGCGAGACCGCAGCGACACCGTCACGTTCTTGCCAAACATACCGACGAGTCAATCGGAGTACAAACAGGATTGGAGCTGTTTTCAGAAAATTGTTTTCTTTTACCGGAATTTCTGTTCCTTCGACTAGCTTTCGCAGCCTTCGCCGCTCGATCATGTTCGGAGTCGAGGGACCACGGGACGCACCACATCCACAATGTCAAGTGAGTGAAATTTCTACTCATCACCCCCAGACAGTCGCTTCAGTCTGACTGAAACATGATGCCATCCCCCCCAAGAGAACCAGGAGGGTAGAGAAAATGACGCCTGGAATTTTGGTGATAAAGAAAGAGGGCAGATGGCGCACTCGCGACGGCTGAGAAACCATCAGTCAGCCAGCTCTGAGTTCTTTGACGAAGTACTTGTGGCTGCGCAGAGGCTGCAAGCCACCATTTCGTCAATTTCCTGACGATCCATTCGGCTCATCATTTCGCACCCTTCATCTTCTGTCCCTTCCATGGTCAGCCAACAGTAAGTAAGACTTATGAATCTTACCCCTCCTCACCTGGACGATGGTTCAGTCAACTTTGGTCCGAGAAGCGATAAGGATGTCACTATACTTCAATCAGTTTGCCGGTCAAAACGTGTGCCCTCAAGGCTTGGTTCCTAAAAGATGAGGGAAGCAAGCCATGGGCAACATCCATGCAGACAGGCTCGAGGTTACAGCATGCGCCAAGCCTTGAGCCAGGTATTGAAAACCCCGATCGATGTCTCTATTCGTTTGAGCTCTGAAAATATTCCGTTCTTCAACCTCCTCTTCTCGCATGACAGTGACATCGTAAACACTTCCCTTTTCTATtcttccaccaccacccccccccccccccgccccccccccccccccctcttacAGAGATAGAATCAACGACAGAGACACTGATACGAGCATTTGCCATCTTAAAGGACTCCAATCCCGATCCATAGAAGTACGCGAACCTAATGCATCTCTAAGCCCGTGGAGAGACATTCCTAGACCGCGAACGGCATGCGCAGACATTCCCAGCACCGACGCAAACGTCATGTTGCCCCTGAGTCGTCGCGCACAGCCATATGCTAGCTCATCGTTAGTCTATAATGGCCATGCTGATCTATCATCCAATGTGTCAAAGCTTTCTACTTGTGATGCAAGGATGGCTTCTGCTAGTGTCACCTCCCAGGTGGCATCGTCCAATGCTGGCTGGGGCGGCCAGGCTATGGCTCGCAATGGTCTCTGCCGTGGACCCTCGACCAGCTGTGGGCACAATCCAACGTTTGCCCAACAAGCATCTACTAGGTGGGTGTATCCAAGACATTCACAACACCCTCGCTAAAGAACACAGAATCGGGTTTGCCAGATCAACTGCCGTCAGCCATGCCATTGGCCTCGCTTGTCCCGGCCCGACCGACAGCAACAGCCGGTATGGCGCACGGATTCCCCACGATGAGTGAAGCCACATTCCTTGAAGAATGACAGGGCCGAGGCTAGTTCTCCTTTGGCCATCGATGCGGATTGCCCGGGGAAAGACATCCGCCCTCAGCGCAGTCCTtaccctctccctctccgcTAATACTCCAAGGCATGTCAACATCATGGCCGAGTTTGCTCTTGGAAGCCTACCTTGACGTCTATCTAACTTCCGCAGCATTTGCggacagagagagaaccCGACGACAAGCCGGAGTACGGAAGGATTTCAAGTCCACAGGAACCACCAGAAGCTTGTCAggatggccgccgccgcgcgaTTCTTTGCCTTGCTCATTTGCATCTTGGGGGCGAGCACTGTCGTTGCCGCGGCAGATTTGTCGTATCAGGGCATCCCAAGCTGTGCCGTGAGTAGATCTCAGAAAGGACATCTCGATATGATAGCTGCTTACACACATAGGTCAACTGTATCTTCCAGGAGATCGGCCATAGCGACTGCGCCATTACGAACCAAACATGCATCTGCCACGACGATGTGCTGGCTGGCTACGTACAAACATGCGTTCAGGCCAGCTGCACAGTTAGAGAAATGCTGGGTAAGCGACAGACTCGACTTGATCGGCATCCAAGCAAGGGATTAATGCTCATCGTTACAATGCATAGCGGCCCGAAACCAGTCATTAGCTGCCTGCGGAGTGCCCGTATCCCAGCACGATGAAACTATGAGATGGTTCCGACTGACCATTTTTGCCCTCCCgaccttcttcctcttcgtccggGTTGTCAACAAGTATATGAAGCTATCAAGTTGGGGCTGGGACGACACAACCATTATGATTGCATATGTATGGCTCACTGTCCACGGCTACCAGACCGCTCGAAAGCTGACCGTTCAATCTTCCAGGCTGTCCTAGTAGCCTTTCTGCCAGCGGCCTATGTCGGTAAGTATCTCGCAGTTGTGTTCAGTTGTCGTCAAACTGACATTCGCCTTGCAGCCGAAAGAACAGGTGCAGGGAGGGACATTTGGACCCTTACTCCTGAACAAATTACCGAGTTTCTTTTCGTAAGACGGCAATCCCACAGTGTTCTCGTCTGTCACGACAGACACGGACAACTCACTGACTGAGATGAAGGTGTTTCTCATATTTGGCACGCTGTACATGACGTCTCTGGCCTTCATCAAGTGTTCCATCCTGTTTCTCTACCTACGCATCTTCCCCGATGAAAAGTTCAGGAGGGTCCTGTGGGGTACGCAGCTGTTCAACCTCCTTTTATGGATTGCGTTCGTCACGGGCACGTTCGCCGCCTGTCAGCCCCTGAACTTCTTTTGGAACGGATGGAAGAAAGAGATGGCGGGCAAGTGCTTCAACCTGAACGCTTTTGCCATGTGTCATGGTGTGCTCAACGTTGCCTTGGACGCCTGGATGCTTGTGTTACCGACCACTCAAATCTATGGGCTGAGAATGAAGCTCAAGACGAAGATCGGCGTCATGCTGATGTTCGGCGTTGGCATATTGTGAGAGAGAAACTGCCTCGCTTTGAATTGATACCCATGGCTAACTCGGAGAAGCCTCACAGCAGTCAGTGCCTACCGTATCAAGACGCTTGTCTTGTTTGCGACATCATACAACATCACAGGTTAGCTCCTCCTGCAACCATCATAGCTGTCCTCCGTGTGTTCTGACCAACGATGTTTGCTAGCCGACTCGTTTCAGAGTTCCATGTGGTCCTCGATAGAGCTCTGCGTGGGGGCTTTTGTCGCCTGTCTCCCGAGCGCCCGCCAAGTCTGGAGGATAACATTTCCCAAGATCCTCGAAGTGACACACATCTCTACGAGATCGTCTCCATCAAGCAAGGGTTCCAACGCCATCAGCCAAGCCTCAAGAACGTTGTCAGGCGCTCATGAACGACCACGCATGGCTGCTTACGAAGAGTCATCGATAGCGCATCTGGTCGGGGATTTCAACAAAATCGACCTCAACGACCTTCCCGACACGAGCCCGACGGAAACTACGCACCCACGGACGCCGAAGAACCGAAATGAGACCAAAACGGAACCCGGTTCGGGCAGCTCTAGAGGCAGCTGAGAAAGGAACAGGAGGGCTATGGGCTTTATGGGCTTTGGGAACGGTTCGGGGAAGTCAACTGGAGCACTTGCAACACTGGAAAAGCAATCAGCCGGAAATGTCAACGATGCACAGAAACCGAAGAAGCAGGTACATGAAGAAAATCCGAAGGAGCGCAGGCAAAACAATCTGTGGCGGATCAGTCTCCGGCTTATGAGCCCAGGAGAGTCTTGTCTACCGCATGTCGACGAACTAGGAACGGACACGAACCACGAGTTGGCTTTCAGGTCACGCCGTGTGACTGGCGCTCAGATCTCGGGCTATCATGTCCTGGATCAGGccagggaggagaagaaggcctgAGGTACACAATAGCCATTGCTGCAACGACAAAAGTACACGGCCGATTGGTTAGCGGAAAATCGGCGATAGGACTGTTGTAACACTTGTCTAGAGTTGATCTCTGTCTATTGTGTGAACGCACAACGACGGTACTCTAACAAGTTACATCAGTCCTAGTTCTTCAGTAGAATGATGGAGAAATAAAAAGCGAAAGTATTGTTCGGAGATTGCGTCCTCTCAGTCGCCAATGAGACTTCCCCAGTGAACACCCACTCCTGTGcctccgacgacgacttgTGGCCTTTTTGTGTGTAAGCCGGCCGGTTGCCTTGCCACGTCTGAGCCGCCAACTGAAAGAGGGGTATTGGGGTTGCGTAGGCAGGATAGAGCCAGACTTCTTGGCAGCTTATGGCATATCTCGCCACCCAGCATCCCCATTTGCAGTAGAGCAGAGTGTCtgggcgaggagaagctcgactcTTCCCATCCAAAAAGCAGCGCGCACCAGTTCATTCGAGCCAAGAGAATGGCGCAACAAGGAGGCACATGTCGAGACCCATCAGGTACTTagctctccctctctcaccGCGCACGTCGGGTTCACGCACCTACTGATCCGATTGCAAGAAGCAGTCGTCAAAAGACTCGATTCTGCGGCCTCGTCATCACGACAAGACCAGAGAGAGAAGTCCGATGACGAGGGATGGGAGGTCGTGGCCAAACCGGGAAACGAGCAAAAGTCTCATGGTACAGGGTTCTCGAGCAGTTTCGACCTGCAGCTCGGCTGGGGAAGCTGGAGGACTTCCGTCCTCAGCTGGGATGTGAACGTCAGGAGGGGGCATACCCATCTTCCCAGCGACTCACAGGCATCGGGCAACACTGCACACGAACCAAAGACAGAAGGAAAGGTGACGCAAAGCAACAGTGGTGGTCAACAATCAATGAGCTCAGTCGACACCGGGGGATATGGTTCGTCTTCGCACTTTTGGCACCCGCCATCAGGCAGTGCAGCAGAGCAATGAGTCCTCCGAATCCTCTCATGTGTCCGGCAGAGATTGAGAAGTATGGGAAGGTATTTGCTGGAGAGAAGTGTCATCGTGTTTCTAGCTAGTACCGGCAACTGGTCATCCAGGGGGCGGCTTGCATTTAGGATTCTGTCATTTAGTGTCGAATATGATGACGGAAAGGCCGATTCGAAGTCGTGTGAAGCCGCTCCTGGAAGATCCGAAATGGAATCTGAAGCAGTGACACGTTATCAAAACATCCCCAGTTGCTGTACCGATGGACTAGCTGATTCTCGTGAGCGAAGGAAGGGCTCAGTGGTGATGTCTGAGCGGTCTCAAACCATGAACCCTTGAGGGCTCCTCGCCGGTTCATCCGAAAATTTAGTGCAACGGCTCATCGCCACCACAAAAGGATCAACAAGGCTACCTACCGGATCTCTCATCTATCCCCTCATCAAAGTTTTTTGCGCCCGACTGGGTCTTGGCaaacatcccccccctcccgtcgTTCACCTCCAATCGGTTGATTTCCCAGGTCGCCAAGTCTCTGCCTACGAGCCGGGGCTCATAAACTGTTCTTGGCCCTCACACCGCGTGCAGAGTTGGGGAACGAGAAGCAGCTAGCCTTCTAGTCGCCGTGGTCTACATTACACAGATCTTGCAGGTTCGTGGGGTCGCCGGCAGTGGTCTTATTAGGGGCACAAAGAGCACCTCAGGGAGTCGATGAGACGACTCAAGATCCAGCCGCCAAGAACGTCGCACTACATGTTCCGGGCGGCAAGAAAAGGAAGACAACAAGCCATGGCATGAGGGATTAGATTAACGTTCAACGAACCACTGAGAAGGTCGAGAAAAGTAAAAAAGAAGGACGAAAACCCATGCCCTGCCTGGATGGTGATATTGCTAGCACCAGGAGCCATGGAATGAATCAATTAGGGTGCACCGGCAAAAAAAGAGGTTGTCCCTCACATCGCTGGAAGGGACACACATTCGATCCAGACGGGACTCGAACCCGCAATCTTCTGATAAATTTCCGAATATTCATTTTTGTGAAAATCAATCGAAGTCAGACGCCCTACCAATTGAGCCACCAGACCGAAGGATGAATGGTGATGAGTAGTGCTTACTCATCGTTGCATGATAACAGTCGTTAACACCATTATAGACTGAGCGACTGATCCTCTTGCGAGAGCGGAGTTGTGGCTGGAAGTGGATACAGATACGTACATTATGCGTCGCCCTGAGACAAACTCACACATGACCCGACGggaggcggcagcggtgCGGAGTTCACCAGGTGCGTTTCTAAGGCCAAGTTTAGTTTGAACGGTATTATAAATTGGTATGTCCACAAGATTACTTGCGCCGTGGATGCTCTGGTATGTCCTCCCCATGATCTATATACAGCCAAAAGAGAGAAGGCAGC
The genomic region above belongs to Colletotrichum higginsianum IMI 349063 chromosome 2, whole genome shotgun sequence and contains:
- a CDS encoding CFEM domain-containing protein; the encoded protein is MAAAARFFALLICILGASTVVAAADLSYQGIPSCAVNCIFQEIGHSDCAITNQTCICHDDVLAGYVQTCVQASCTVREMLAARNQSLAACGVPVSQHDETMRWFRLTIFALPTFFLFVRVVNKYMKLSSWGWDDTTIMIAYAVLVAFLPAAYVAERTGAGRDIWTLTPEQITEFLFVFLIFGTLYMTSLAFIKCSILFLYLRIFPDEKFRRVLWGTQLFNLLLWIAFVTGTFAACQPLNFFWNGWKKEMAGKCFNLNAFAMCHGVLNVALDAWMLVLPTTQIYGLRMKLKTKIGVMLMFGVGIFLTAVSAYRIKTLVLFATSYNITADSFQSSMWSSIELCVGAFVACLPSARQVWRITFPKILEVTHISTRSSPSSKGSNAISQASRTLSGAHERPRMAAYEESSIAHLVGDFNKIDLNDLPDTSPTETTHPRTPKNRNETKTEPGSGSSRGS
- a CDS encoding Ribosomal protein S9/S16, whose protein sequence is MSSTQSVQCFGKKRTATAVAQCKAGKGLVKVNGKPLSLVQPEILRFKVYEPLLVLGLDKFANIDIRVRVTGGGHTSQIYAIRQAIAKSVVAYYQKFVDEHSKNMLKQALVQFDRTLLVADNRRCEPKKFGGKGARSRFQKSYR